Sequence from the Brevundimonas diminuta genome:
TTAAACGATTCCGGATTGTCGTCCGGACGGCCCTGTTCGGCGAAGCGCTTGGCGATCCGTTCGGTCAGGGCGGCGTCGTCAACCTTCAGGCGGACGACGGCGTCGATCTGAACACCGCGCTTGGCCAGCATCTCGTCCAGCGCCTCGGCCTGGGCCACGGTGCGGGGGAAGCCGTCGAAGATGGCGCCGCCGGCGGCCTCGGCCTCCGTCAGGCGATCCTCGATCAGAGCGATGACGATCTCGTCGGTGACCAGATCGCCGCGCGCCAGCACATCCTTGACCTTCAGTCCCAGCTCCGACCCCGAGGCGATCGCGGCGCGAAGCATGTCGCCGGTGGAGAGCTGGACCATGCCCTTCTCTTCCACCAGCCGCTTGGCCTGGGTGCCCTTGCCCGCCGCCGGCGGTCCGAACAGGATCAAGTTCATGCTTCAGCCCTCCCCTGGGCGTCTGACAACCTAAGACTTAGCGGCGAACCGGCGTGGGAGCGCCGCGACCGCCACGACCACGCAGCTTGGCCTTCTTGATCA
This genomic interval carries:
- a CDS encoding adenylate kinase, which translates into the protein MNLILFGPPAAGKGTQAKRLVEEKGMVQLSTGDMLRAAIASGSELGLKVKDVLARGDLVTDEIVIALIEDRLTEAEAAGGAIFDGFPRTVAQAEALDEMLAKRGVQIDAVVRLKVDDAALTERIAKRFAEQGRPDDNPESFKVRLEAYNRNTAPLLPYYEAQGKLTEADGMGSIESVAKAIDEALA